In a genomic window of Gambusia affinis linkage group LG04, SWU_Gaff_1.0, whole genome shotgun sequence:
- the LOC122829443 gene encoding neuronal acetylcholine receptor subunit beta-2-like, whose product MTPNPLFLVLILSLTNSRAENAEERLVNHLLGPERYNKLIRPAVNKSQQVTISIQVSLSQLISVNEREQIMTTNVWLFQEWNDYRLRWDPEKYEGIKKLRIPSKLIWLPDIVLYNNADGVYEVSFYCNAVVSNTGDIFWLPPAIYKSACSIEVQNFPFDQQNCTLKFRSWTYDHTEVDLILTSDFASRDDFTPSGEWDIVSLPARKNEDPSDITYLDITYDFVIKRKPLFYTINLIIPCVLITSLAILVFYLPSDCREKMTLCISVLLALTVFLLLISKIVPPTSLAVPLIGKYLMFTMVLVTFSTVSTACVLNVHHRSPSTHYMPDWVKHLFLVRLATFLLMRRPGSSNVHNKLRKRLTSRKAVIKSSSHSAAGRRQHTDARLGGIPTDCNSFYVNEDSAYNCCWKMGDARDSPDFGRPTAAQLDAELEEAVDGVKYIAEHMKMEGGNEGIIEDWKYVAMVIDRLFLWIFILVCVVGTLGLFMQPLFQSYNTPTADDTEYGDF is encoded by the exons ATGACACCCAACCCTTTATTCCTGGTCCTCATTCTGTCGCTTACTA acagcagagcagagaatGCTGAGGAGCGGCTGGTGAACCACCTGCTGGGACCGGAGCGCTACAACAAGCTGATCAGACCTGCGGTGAACAAGAGCCAACAGGTCACCATCTCCATACAGGTTTCTCTGTCGCAGCTCATCAGTGTT aaTGAAAGGGAGCAGATAATGACCACCAATGTGTGGCTGTTTCAG GAATGGAATGACTACAGACTGAGATGGGACCCGGAAAAATATGAAGGCATCAAAAAACTGCGAATACCTTCCAAACTGATCTGGCTTCCTGACATAGTGCTTTACAACAA TGCCGACGGAGTGTATGAAGTTTCCTTCTACTGCAACGCTGTGGTCTCCAACACGGGCGACATCTTCTGGCTCCCCCCAGCCATCTACAAGTCCGCATGCTCCATCGAGGTGCAGAACTTTCCCTTCGATCAACAGAACTGCACGCTCAAGTTTCGCTCCTGGACGTACGACCACACAGAGGTGGACCTCATCCTCACCAGCGATTTCGCCAGCCGGGACGACTTCACGCCGAGCGGGGAGTGGGACATCGTCTCGCTCCCGGCACGCAAAAACGAGGACCCCAGCGACATCACGTACCTTGACATCACTTACGATTTCGTCATCAAGAGGAAGCCTCTGTTTTACACCATCAATCTGATCATCCCGTGCGTGCTGATCACGTCGTTGGCCATCCTGGTGTTCTATTTGCCTTCGGACTGCAGGGAGAAGATGACGCTGTGCATCTCGGTGCTGCTGGCCCTCACCGTGTTCCTGCTCCTGATATCAAAGATAGTGCCACCCACCTCCCTGGCAGTGCCACTCATAG GTAAATACTTGATGTTCACCATGGTGCTGGTCACATTCTCCACTGTCAGTACGGCCTGTGTCCTCAATGTGCATCACCGCTCCCCGTCTACTCACTACATGCCAGACTGGGTCAAGCACCTCTTCTTGGTTCGCCTTGCAACCTTCCTGCTCATGAGACGCCCGGGTTCCTCCAACGTCCACAATAAACTCCGCAAAAGGCTCACCAGCAGGAAGGCCGTCATTAAAAGCAGCTCCCACAGTGCCGCAGGCAGGAGGCAGCACACTGACGCCAGACTGGGAGGAATCCCCACAGACTGCAACTCTTTCTACGTTAACGAGGATTCGGCGTACAACTGCTGTTGGAAGATGGGCGACGCCCGGGACTCCCCCGACTTTGGGAGGCCGACGGCGGCGCAGTTGGATGCAGAGCTGGAAGAAGCAGTGGATGGAGTGAAATATATCGCTGAACACATGAAGATGGAAGGCGGCAATGAAGGG ATCATCGAGGACTGGAAGTACGTTGCCATGGTGATAGATCGCCTCTTTCTCTGGATCTTCATCCTGGTGTGTGTGGTGGGAACTCTGGGACTCTTCATGCAGCCTCTCTTCCAGAGCTACAACACGCCCACAGCTGATGACACGGA ATATGGAGATTTCTAG